A window from Rhinoraja longicauda isolate Sanriku21f chromosome 26, sRhiLon1.1, whole genome shotgun sequence encodes these proteins:
- the mdh2 gene encoding malate dehydrogenase, mitochondrial, giving the protein MLSRVVRPVAAGLSRSFSSSSQSNARVTVLGASGGIGQPLSLLLKNSPLVSELSLYDIAHTPGVAADLGHIETRAKVTGYMGAEQLPDALKGSELVVIPAGVPRKPGMTRDDLFTTNASIVADLTEACARHCPEAMICVIANPVNSTIPIATEIFKKLGVYNPNKIFGVSTLDVVRANTFVANLKGLDPARVSVPVIGGHAGKTIIPLISQCNPKVEIPQDKLQALTERIQEAGTEVVKAKAGAGSATLSMAYAGARFVFSLLDAMNGKEGVVECAFVRSEETESPYFATPLLLGKSGIEKNLGLGKLSAFEEKLVAEAMGELKASIKKGEDFVKSRSK; this is encoded by the exons AGCAATGCCAGGGTGACAGTATTGGGTGCATCAGGTGGCATTGGACAGCCTCTCTCTCTGCTGCTGAAGAACAGTCCTCTTGTAAGTGAGCTCTCGCTGTATGACATTGCTCACACGCCTGGTGTCGCAGCAGATCTCGGTCACATTGAGACGAGGGCAAAAGTAACTG GCTATATGGGTGCTGAGCAGCTGCCTGATGCTTTAAAAGGAAGCGAATTGGTGGTTATTCCTGCTGGAGTACCGAGGAAACCTG GCATGACTCGAGATGATCTGTTTACCACAAATGCTTCAATAGTTGCAGATCTAACAGAAGCTTGTGCCCGGCATTGTCCGGAGGCAATGATTTGCGTCATCGCCAACCCT GTGAACTCCACAATACCAATTGCAACAGAGATCTTCAAGAAACTTGGAGTATATAACCCGAACAAAATCTTTGGTGTGTCAACATTGGATGTGGTCAGAGCCAACACCTTTGTTGCTAATCTTAAG GGCCTTGACCCTGCGCGTGTGTCTGTACCAGTGATTGGAGGCCATGCTGGAAAGACCATCATCCCTCTGATCTCTCAG tGCAATCCTAAAGTGGAAATCCCTCAGGATAAGTTGCAGGCATTGACAGAAAGAATTCAAGAGGCTGGCACAGAAGTGGTCAAGGCCAAGGCTGGAGCAG GTTCTGCCACCCTCTCAATGGCTTATGCTGGCGCCAGATTTGTCTTTTCACTCTTGGATGCTATGAACGGTAAAGAAGGAGTGGTGGAATGTGCATTTGTCCGGTCTGAAGAAACTGAATCTCCATACTTTGCTACGCCTTTACTACTTggg AAAAGTGGCATAGAGAAGAACCTTGGGCTGGGTAAACTATCTGCCTTTGAAGAAAAGCTTGTAGCAGAAGCTATGGGCGAACTGAAGGCTTCCATAAAGAAAGGCGAGGACTTTGTGAAGAGCCGAAGCAAATAA